Part of the Arsenicicoccus sp. oral taxon 190 genome, GACCCGCACGGCCGCGCCGGCGACCGGGGACCCGTGCGCCTCCATGCCGACCGCCTCGATCACCGAGTCGGCGCCGCGGCCGCCGGTCAGCTCCTTGATGGCCTCGGCCGGGTCGGACACCGTCCGCAGGTCGACCGTCTCGACGCCGTAGACCTTGGCGAGCTCGAGCCGCTCGTCGACCCGGTCCACGCCGATGACGCGACCGGCGCCGAGCTGCAGGGCCGACCGCGCCGCGAACTGCCCCACCGGGCCCAGGCCGTAGACCGCGACCGTCGAGTCGGGCTCGATGTCGGCGTACTTCGCAGCCTGCCAGGCGGTGGGCAGGATGTCGGACAGGTAGAGGTAGCGCTCGTCGGGGCCGTCGGTCGGCAGCACCACCGGGCCGTACTGCGCCTGCGGCACCCGGACGTACTCCGCCTGGCCGCCGGGGACGGCGCCATACAGGCTGGTGTAGCCGAAGAGCGCCGCACCCATGCCCTGGTCGCGCACCTGCGTGGTCTCGCACTGCGACTGCTTGCCGATCCGGCACATGGCGCAGTGGCCGCACGAGATGTTGAAGGGGACCACGACCCGGTCCCCCACCTTGAGGTCGCCGGTCTGCGCCCCGACCTCCTCGACGATGCCCATGAACTCGTGGCCGAGCACGTCGCCGGGGGTGAGGAACGGCGCGAGGGTCTTGTAGAGGTGCAGGTCGGAGCCGCAGATCGCGGTGGAGGTGACCCGCACGATCGCGTCGGTGGGCTGCTCGATGCGGGGGTCCGGCACCTGCTCCACCGCGACCTTCTCCACGCCCTGCCAGGTCAACGCCTTCATGAGTTCCTCTCCGCGGCAGGCACCGTGCCGCCGCTCCACCGCCAGATACCCCCGTGGGGGGAGGTCTCAGACGCCGCCCGACAACGCCCTCCCCGGCCGCGGACGACAGGGGGTGCGTCGGGGGTGTGTCCCCGACCCGGTCGGGTATGCGCGAGCGCAGCCCGAGGTCGAGAACCCGCGCCCCGGCTGTCCCAGCGCCGCGACAGCGGCCCGCCCCTTTGGAGGACCTATGCCGAACCGCCTGCCCGACAAGCCCTCGCTCGAGGAGCCCACCACCCCCCAGCCGCCGCTGCCGCCGGCTGACGACACCCGCGCCCCGCAGGTGCGGACCGCGACCGGCTACGACACCGGCGCGGCCCCGGATGCCCGCGCCCAGCAGGGCGAGTACCTCACCACCGCCCAGGGGGTGCGCCTGCCCGACAGCGACCACTCGCTGAAGGCCGGTGACCGGGGCCCGACGCTGCTGCAGGACCACCACCTGCGGGAGAAGATCACCCACTTCGACCACGAGCGCATCCCCGAGCGGGTGGTCCACGCCCGCGGCACCGGTGCCCACGGCGTGTTCAAGGCCTACGGCTCGGCCGAGAAGGTCAGCCGTGCCGCCTTCCTCAAGAAGGACGTCGAGACGCCCGTCTTCGTGCGCTTCTCCACGGTGCTGGGCTCGCGCGGCTCGGCGGACACCCCACGCGACACCCGCGGCTTCGCCGTGAAGTTCTACACCGAGGAGGGCAACTTCGACCTCGTCGGCAACAACATCCCCGTCTTCTTCATCCAGGACGGCATCAAGTTCCCGGACGTGGTGCACGCCGCCAAGCCGGAGCCGGACCGCGAGATCCCGCAGGCCGCGAGCGCGCACGACACCTTCTGGGACTTCGTGTCGCTGCACACCGAGGCCCAGCACCACACGCTGTGGAACATGTCCGACCGGGCGCTGCCGCTGTCGCTGCGCACGATGGAGGGCTTCGGCGTCCACACCTTCCGGCTCGTCGACGAGGACGGCAAGACCGTCCTGATCAAGTGGCACTGGAAGCCGGTCGCCGGCGTCCACTCCACGCTGTGGGAGGAGGCGCAGCTCATCATGGGCGGCGACCCCGACTTCCAGCGCCGCGACCTGGCCGACGCCATCGAGGCCGGCCACTACCCGCAGTGGGAGCTCGGGATCCAGGTCATGCCCGACACCGAGGACCAGACCTTCGAGGGCATCGACCTGCTCGACCCCACCAAGCTGGTCCCGGAGGAGCTGGCGCCGGTCCAGCCGGTCGGCATCATGACGCTGGACGCCAACCCGACCAACTTCTTCGCCGAGGTGGAGCAGGTCATGTTCAACCCCGGCCACCTGGTGCCGGGCATCGACGTGGTCAACGACGCGCTGCTGCAGGCGCGGCTGTTCTCCTACGTCGACACCCAGATCACCCGGCTGGGCGGCCCCAACTTCTCCCAGCTGCCGATCAACCGGCCGCACGTGGACGTCAACGACAACCTGCGTGACGGCTTCCACCAGCACGCGGTCCCGACCGGGGTGGCGCCGTACCGCCCCAACTCCCTCGGCGGCGGCTGCCCCTTCCACGCGGGCGCCGACGTGGGCGGCTTCGTGGAGGTCCCGGCCGCGGTGGCGGCGTCGCAGAAGGTCCGGGCGATCCCGCGCTCCTTCGACGACCACTACTCCCAGGCCCGGATGTTCTTCCGCTCGCTGTCGCCGGTGGAGCAGGACCACACCGTCTCGGCCTACTCCTTCGAGCTCGGCAAGTGCACCTCGTCGGTGGTGCGCGAGCGGCAGCTGCAGTGCCTGGCCAACATCGACGCCGACCTGTGCGCCGGCGTCGCTGCGGCGCTGGGCATGCCGGCGCCGAAGCCGACCGTGGAGGTGGCCGACGCGGCCCCCAGCGCGGCGCTGTCGCAGGTGGGCAAGGAGTTCCCCGTCGACGGGCGCAAGCTCGGCATCGTCTGCGACGCCGACAGCGACCTGGCTGCCGTGACGGCGATGGTCGGCGCGGCCACCAAGGCCAAGCTGGTGCCCTTCGTGGTGGGGCCGCACGGCGGCACGCTGCAGGGCAAGGGCGGGGAGGTCGAGGTCGACAAGACCTTCGCGACCGCCCGGTCGGTGGAGTTCGACGCCGTCGTCCTGGCCGGGCCGATCGCGCCCGCCGCGGACGCCGCGCCGACCTTGGACGCCCGCAACGGCGACCCGGACGCGTCGGCCAAGCCCACTGACCCGCGCATCGCCCTGCTGCTCGGCGAGGCCTTCCGGCACTGCAAGGCCATCGGCGCGGTGAGCGCCGAGGCCCTCGGTGACCTGCCCCAGGACGCCCCCGGCGTGGTCGTCGCCGACGCCAAGGCCATGGTCGGCGAGCTCACCCCGCTGCTGGCCAAGCACCGGGTGTGGGACCGCTTCCCGACCCGCGCCCGCTGAGCCCGTCCCGGGTCCGCACCGACCGCCCGCCGCCACGCAGCCCTCTGCGAGGCGGCGGGCGGTCGGCATACGGTCAGGCCCAGCCGGCCCAGCGGGCCTCGAGGGTGGCCCGGTCGTCCAGCGGCCGTATGCCGCCCGCACCCGCCGCCCGCACGGCCGCCGCGGTCTCGCCGCGCGCGAGCTGCCGGGTGGCGCGGACCTGCACCAGCAGCCGGCCGTCGTCGCCGTAGTCGGCCGGCCCCTGCCCCACCAGCGCCCGCAGCGGGGCGTCGAGCCCGACGGGGCCGTGGACGACGACCTGGTGGCGGCAGCGCCGCAGGCTCTCGGGGTCGGGGTGCCCGACGTGGATCCGCGGGTCGTGCTCGAGGGGGGCCGGGAGGGCCACGAGGTCGACGCACCACACCCCGGCGTCGCTGTCGCGCAGCAGCGCGGCGACCGTCGCGGCCAGGCTCCCGGGGTCGGGCGCTCCGCGCAGCTCGACCACCGTCTCGGGGTGCGCCCACACGAGACCGTGGCCGCGGGCCAGCGGGTCGGTCAGCACGGTCGCGAGGTGCAGGGTCTCGCGGTCCTTGACCGCGCGGGCGCCCTCCCCGGCCCGGCCCGCGAGGTCCGGGCCGTCGTGCCAGGCCACGGCCTCCG contains:
- a CDS encoding zinc-dependent alcohol dehydrogenase translates to MKALTWQGVEKVAVEQVPDPRIEQPTDAIVRVTSTAICGSDLHLYKTLAPFLTPGDVLGHEFMGIVEEVGAQTGDLKVGDRVVVPFNISCGHCAMCRIGKQSQCETTQVRDQGMGAALFGYTSLYGAVPGGQAEYVRVPQAQYGPVVLPTDGPDERYLYLSDILPTAWQAAKYADIEPDSTVAVYGLGPVGQFAARSALQLGAGRVIGVDRVDERLELAKVYGVETVDLRTVSDPAEAIKELTGGRGADSVIEAVGMEAHGSPVAGAAVRVVGKLPRPLGRAMTERMGIDQLSALHSCFDAVRRGGTVSVVGVYGGAVDPMPMMTMFDKNLTIRMGQANVRRWTDEIFEVLQRDGDVLGTETLATHRVSLDDAPRMYDTFQKKQDGCIKVVMTP
- a CDS encoding catalase, whose translation is MPNRLPDKPSLEEPTTPQPPLPPADDTRAPQVRTATGYDTGAAPDARAQQGEYLTTAQGVRLPDSDHSLKAGDRGPTLLQDHHLREKITHFDHERIPERVVHARGTGAHGVFKAYGSAEKVSRAAFLKKDVETPVFVRFSTVLGSRGSADTPRDTRGFAVKFYTEEGNFDLVGNNIPVFFIQDGIKFPDVVHAAKPEPDREIPQAASAHDTFWDFVSLHTEAQHHTLWNMSDRALPLSLRTMEGFGVHTFRLVDEDGKTVLIKWHWKPVAGVHSTLWEEAQLIMGGDPDFQRRDLADAIEAGHYPQWELGIQVMPDTEDQTFEGIDLLDPTKLVPEELAPVQPVGIMTLDANPTNFFAEVEQVMFNPGHLVPGIDVVNDALLQARLFSYVDTQITRLGGPNFSQLPINRPHVDVNDNLRDGFHQHAVPTGVAPYRPNSLGGGCPFHAGADVGGFVEVPAAVAASQKVRAIPRSFDDHYSQARMFFRSLSPVEQDHTVSAYSFELGKCTSSVVRERQLQCLANIDADLCAGVAAALGMPAPKPTVEVADAAPSAALSQVGKEFPVDGRKLGIVCDADSDLAAVTAMVGAATKAKLVPFVVGPHGGTLQGKGGEVEVDKTFATARSVEFDAVVLAGPIAPAADAAPTLDARNGDPDASAKPTDPRIALLLGEAFRHCKAIGAVSAEALGDLPQDAPGVVVADAKAMVGELTPLLAKHRVWDRFPTRAR